The Aquila chrysaetos chrysaetos chromosome 16, bAquChr1.4, whole genome shotgun sequence genome has a segment encoding these proteins:
- the DUSP8 gene encoding dual specificity protein phosphatase 8 isoform X2, producing MPVDVMIAPSEDQFWTDMREGQMKLKIRVRRMKESRDMRGGFATFSSCFPGLCEGKPAAILPMSISQPCLPVANVGPTRILPHLYLGSQKDVLNKDLMTQNGISYVLNASNSCPKPDFICDSHFMRIPVNDNYCEKLLPWLDKSIEFIDKAKVSSCQVIVHCLAGISRSATIAIAYIMKTMGMSSDDAYRFVKDRRPSISPNFNFLGQLLEYERSLKLLKALKSKGDRGEGDAQQDPAEAAEGSRHPPPPTSEKAEEVPRGTGSVSPPSDPERQGGTPKVLSPTTLQQGLNGLHLSSERIQDTNRLKRSFSLDIKSAYSPGLRQDPPGPPGPGDAPKLCKLDSPSGPGGLGPFSPGVDSPDRPSGPDLLLEAKVRQRRKHRHPAGSPAHGLSLNVGGACATRKSPGAEDGLPPRLSQPATAPGAAAAAAAWSGVHLESPSTPSGEAGWYFGTDSGSAGGSGGSLFAGTSPYPPPFGCGSVAGGCEIRLRDKARAEPRDGRHSWHEEAGAEKQFKRRSCQMEFEETMSEGRAREELGKISKQSSFSGSMEIIEVS from the exons GAGGCTTTGCCACATTCTCGTCCTGCTTCCCGGGCCTCTGCGAGGGTAAACCAGCTGCCATCCTGCCGATGAGCATCTCCCAGCCATGCTTGCCCGTGGCCAACGTCGGCCCCACACGCATCCTGCCGCATCTCTACCTGGGCTCCCAGAAAGACGTTCTAAACAAG GACTTGATGACGCAGAACGGGATAAGCTATGTCCTCAACGCCAGCAACTCCTGTCCCAAGCCAGACTTCATCTGTGATAGTCACTTCATGCGCATTCCTGTCAATGACAACTACTGTGAGAAGCTGCTTCCCTGGCTGGACAAGTCAATTGAATTCATTG ACAAGGCCAAGGTGTCCAGCTGCCAGGTGATTGTGCACTGCTTGGCCGGGATCTCCCGGTCAGCCACCATCGCCATCGCCTACATCATGAAGACCATGGGTATGTCGTCAGATGATGCTTACAG GTTCGTTAAGGACCGTCGCCCGTCCATCTCGCCCAACTTCAACTTCCTGGGCCAGCTCCTGGAGTACGAGAGGAGCCTGAAGCTCCTCAAAGCCCTGAAGTCAAAGGGCGACCGGGGCGAGGGGGACGCCCAGCAAGACCCAGCAGAGGCGGCTGAGGGCAGCCGGCATCCCCCACCACCTACCTCAGAGAAGGCCGAGGAGGTGCCGAGAGGCACTGGCTCGGTGTCCCCACCCAGCGACCCCGAGCGGCAAGGTGGCACCCCGAAGGTCCTGTCGCCCACCACCCTGCAGCAGGGGCTCAACGGCTTGCACCTCTCCTCCGAGCGCATCCAGGACACCAACCGCCTGAAACGCTCCTTCTCCCTGGACATCAAGTCCGCCTACTCCCCCGGCCTGCGGCAGGACCCCCCCGGACCCCCTGGCCCCGGGGACGCCCCCAAACTCTGCAAGCTGGACAGCCCCTCGGGCCCCGGCGGCCTCGGCCCCTTCTCCCCGGGGGTGGACAGCCCCGACCGGCCAAGTGGGCCCGACCTCCTGCTGGAGGCCAAGGTGAGGCAGCGGCGGAAGCACCGGCACCCGGCGGGCTCGCCCGCCCACGGGCTCAGCCTCAACGTTGGCGGGGCCTGCGCCACACGCAAGAGCCCCGGCGCCGAGGACGGGCTGCCGCCACGGCTCAGCCAGCCGGCCACCGctcccggcgccgccgccgccgccgccgcctggaGTGGGGTGCACCTGGAGTCCCCCAGCACTCCCTCCGGCGAAGCCGGCTGGTACTTCGGCACGGACTCCGGCAGcgccggcgggagcggcgggagcCTGTTTGCTGGCACCAGCCCGTATCCACCGCCGTTCGGCTGTGGCAGCGTGGCAGGCGGCTGTGAGATCAGACTGAGGGACAAGGCGCGGGCCGAGCCGCGGGACGGGCGGCACAGCTGGCACGAGGAGGCCGGCGCTGAGAAGCAGTTCAAGCGGAGGAGCTGCCAGATGGAGTTCGAGGAGACCATGTCCGAGGGCAGGGCCCGGGAAGAGCTGGGCAAAATCAGCAAACAGTCCAGCTTTTCGGGCAGCATGGAGATCATCGAGGTGTCCTGA